From Camelina sativa cultivar DH55 chromosome 5, Cs, whole genome shotgun sequence:
ACTGTATTCTTTCACCAGCGACCTTGAAATAAATCTTTTGAGTGTCTCTGTGGTTTTATATGATGTGATCTAGACACTTGACTATCTAAAAAACTTTTCTTAACTAATACATAATAGAGTATGaaaaaatcagaggaagaaaatgaaaatgctGCTTTACTTTTGATCTGCAGAGTCATCAAAGGTATTCTCCGATCCTCTTATGTTGAATAAAAATGACAGTCTTGAACCGACAAAATTGTGTTGTCTTAACTCTTTCCCGAGTTCTTGCTATCAGCCATAAGGTTTTTAACCGGAGTTAGATTCTTAGAAAGTAAAGAACATTAACTACCAATGATACCAAGACATTAGCTCGATTGTTCCTGTTATTTGCAATATTAGATTCATGGGGAGAGGGACGTTATTGAATTGCAGATCTCAGAGACGTTATTAAAGTGTATTCTATGAATTGTTATTGACTACGTAGAGACTcactcttttctctttattgtGCTTTTTTGTTCAGGTGTGTTCCACCGCTTCGAACGTGTCGTGGAAGGTTCTAGTCTGGCCAAACGCATCCCTGTGGTCGCGTTCACGGTGGGAGTCCGGTTTGCTAACAATGTAAATGGCGGTATGCAATTTGTAGATAGGGCTAAATTGTCCGACGTCCAGTAATAAACCGGTTCAGTTTTGTTACGAACTGGATAGTAATTTAGCCTAGGAGTGTATtgaaccatgattttggaggtttttgtgatgttttgtgGAATTGTTAGATATTTcatttgagaaaagaaaaaatagtttgtgatttggtgagattttaaaagattatgaCGAGGTGTGTGTATTCATTATGATAGAAACAAAATAGTTTAGTTTACTTAAATCAGTATCATAACTAATAACCGTAATTACAAAACTGATGATATTGTGTGTGCCTgtctgatttgtttttaagaaagaaagacaaaaaagtATAAAGTTATTATTAACCTTCTATAATTATCTTCCCCAAAACAATTTTACTATTATACTAAAGTATATTTGATTGTACAGTTtccaaataaacaaacatgtaattccgattttaattaggattttatggttttgatttttagtaaacaatcaaacataatcggattctaacaacctagaacAATCAGTTTAATATTTTCCTCTTTGAGATTCGAATTTAGGTTTATAGTTCTAAGGTTTTCATGCAACCGAAttcaagcaatcaatcaacaataatttattttttaatcatggcATAATCAATTCAATTGCAAACAATCTAAGCAATCCTAAAACCTCATAGCAatcgattttaaagttttacgattttagggttttagggtttaaagcTTTAGGATTCGGTTATTCACCAAATCCCATATATACTAATAGAGAAACACTTTCATACAAAAGCTAATGTGTCACGCTCACATAGCTCATGTgctttttttaaataaatgacCTCACaactcattattatttatataaatatgtcaTTGACATATATAAGCCAATGTTTTcctattaacttttaaaaatgaaagatttaatcaacaattaaaatccagaaatgtatttaattatcattttcataatatatttaattattataagtaaattacatttcacaaacaacaaaaaaaattattcatttatttaccacttttatatatttttcttattgcattttttaaacttaggattagtttaCATTAAATCGATTATTCGAAAaagtctttttttatataaatttatttaatggCATAGTGATGTAGATgataatgtgaaacataaaatatgtgaatttgatctttagaaacacaaaaacacatcaaaactttctacaccaccttaaaattcttttacaagttcaaatatttcactGGTAAAAtgtattttacagaaaataaatgcaaatttgaataaacgaaaaagctttacttacatattttgttttgcaaaaacaaatcttaaatctcaaataataattttactcataatattttattaagatcGATTTGTCCGCACATAGTGCGAGTTGGTGCCTAGTTATTTCTTATTAATAAAAGTTGATGGTATTTTTTCCCctattaatgaaattaaaaacgtAAGGTGtgagaataataaattaatactcttatTTGCTTCTGAGGTGTGTGAAGTTTATATTTGTAGAGaaccaccaaaacaaaaaaaagcattttCATGTTCTTCACTTCCACCATGAACGACTAggtatatgatttttgtttgttctacaTCGAAATCATTCGAAATCGTTCAATGTATCTTGTAATGATCTTCGATTTCTACCTTCCATGTTCAATCACTCTTGATTTGTGAGGgtattttgagtttctttctttagatttcttctttgttagtgtttatctgacttcttcttcttcttctactaagactttgacatatatatatatatatatatatatatatatatatatatatatatttccttcaGCATTCCTCTATTTTGATCATATAGTAGCGTCTCTAACTTCTCTTAGCTTTGGCATATATCTGTGCTCCAACTTGGAATCGCAGTCCTCTCTCTGAGTTTTTaagttaatttcaaaaattctaaGAAAATATCTAATATCACAGGATTATCAATTACTTAATTGGGAAAGTGGATTGCAGCAACATATCAACAAAATTCAGAATGGCTCCTTTACCTGTTCtttgttggataattccaacttgTGGAAGAAGCTATCTCCTAGGAAGTTGCCAAAAGAGATAGaataggaaaaaggaaaagttcctaagattaataaaatgtaatatgttaattctaataggtttaggaaaattagaaacctataaatataagagTCTATGGAAAGGTGTTCCataagacttgagagagagatttagtttttgagagagttttctaaatcaataatataagaGAGGTGTTCTTATATCTTCAAGCTCTTTGTTcttagatttggtatcagagctaaggTTGTAGCTCAGATCAAGGTTGTGAAGGAGAAGCTGTTCATAACCAAGTATGGGGGACGACTCAAATCCGTTGCCGCGAACCAAGGACCTTGGATCACCATCCATCCAATGTCCGATGTTAACATCGACAAACTATACCGTTTGGTCGATGCGTATGAGAATCACGCTTCGAGTTAGCGAGGTGTGGGAGACTATTGATCCTGGATCCACCGATCAGAAGATGAACGACGTTGCAACTGATCTACTGTTCCAATCCATCCCCGAGTCACTCATCCTGCAGTTGGAGATCAAGGTTCANGGGGAGGAGACCCGAAGTGAAGACCAAGCAAAACTTATGTTCTCTAATTCAAACAATCAAGGAAACTACGGTGGATATCAAGGAAACAGAGGAGGCTATAACAGAGGAGGTTATGGTCGAAGAGGAAGCAGTCGAGGAGGATATGGTCGTGGTGGATATGGTCGAGGTGGTTTTGGTCGTGGTAACTACAGTGGAGATAATTCTGGCAGAGGCAGAGGATGAGGAAGGTTCAATGGCCAGAATCATGGAGGAGATACTACAGAGCAagtacaaaaccaaaaccaaaaccagaatcaAAACCAGAAGAAAGATCTATCCAAAATAATTTGTTGGAGATGCGATAAACCGGGTCACTACGCATCTTCATGTCAAGCGAAAGAAGTTGCACATCAAGAGACAAATTTGAATGAAACTCATGAAGCTGATGCACTTTACGTTCATGAGGTGGTGTTCTTGAACGAGGATAAGGTGTTTCCCAAGAACTATGATACTAACAGTGAGAGTATATGGTATCTTGACAACGGTGCTAGCAACCACATGACGGGAAAGAAAGAATTCTTTTCAAGCCTAGATATGAACATCACAGGAAAGGTTAAGTTTGGTGATGGTTCATTTGTCAATATTGTTGGAAAGGGATCGATTGTATTTGTGGGAAAAACGGGTGAGAGGCGATCACTCAAGGAGATTTACTATATTCCCGACTTGAAGCACAACATTATCAGTCTAGGACAAGCGACTGAATTTGGATGTGAAGTGAACATGAAGGGAGACATGTTAACTTTAAGCGATCCTGCTGGGCGGTTGTTGGTAAGAGTCACGAGATCTTCAAACCGCTTGTACAAGACGTCAATGGAGGTTGAGTATCCTAAGTGTCTTTATATCCAAGATAATGACACTACTCTAACATGGCATGCACGGCTGGGACATGTAAGTGTTGGAGTGATGAACAATATGGTGAGACAGGGAATGGTTGTTGGAATGCCACAATCTGTTCATGAGAAGAATGTGTGCACTGCGTGTTTAGTCGGAAAACAGACCAGAGCTGTGTTTCCTACTGCAACATCCTTTCGAGCAGCTCAAGCTTTGGAGCTGATTCATGGTGATTTGTGTGGACCAATCTCTCCACCGACACCAGCTAACAACCGGTATGTCTTCGTccttattgatgatttttcgaGATACATGTGGACAATGCTATTGAAGGAGAAAAGCGAGGCTTTCGATCGGTTTAAAAGGTTTAAGGAAGGAATTGAGAAGCAGACAGGTTTGTCTATCAAAACCTTTCGCACCGATAGGGGAGGAGAGTTCACCTCGCTTGAGTTCAACCGGTTCTGTGAAGGAAATGGAGTCTCTAGACATTTAACTGCACCAtatactcctcaacaaaatggtgtagttGAAAGAAGAAACCGCACAttaatggagatgacaagaagctTGCTTAAGGCTATGAATCTGCCGAATGAACTATGGGGAGAGGCCGTACGTCATTCAACATATCTGATTAATCGAGTTCCTACCAAAGCTTTAGCGGGTCAGACTCCATATGAAAGTTTCACGACGAGAAAACCTAACATCGAGCATCTACGAGTGTTTGGCTGTGTTGCTTATGCTAAGATCATTGGACCACATCTTAAGAAGTTAGATGACAGGTCGAGAACTTTGATCAATCTAGGGACAGAACCAGGTTCGAAAGCTTATAGGCTGTATGATCCAGTTACAAGGAAAGTGTTTGTAAGCAGAGACGTCGTGTTCGACGAGACAAAAGTTTGGGATTGGTCGACTGCAGAAAACCAAACCAATGGAGAACCAGGAAGGTTTAAACTATCTCGTGGTGGGTTTGTAGAAGAAGGAAACGAAGAGGAGAACAATCACGATGACAATGTCGAGCATCATGAACCGGAACAAGAACCtgcaaaccaagaagaagagatagaagaTGAACAAAACGTGGATCAAGTAGGTGAAAATCAGCAAACTAGANGGTGTAGTTGAAAGAAGAAACCGCACAttaatggagatgacaagaagctTGCTTAAGGCTATGAATCTACCGAATGAACTATGGGGAGAGGCCGTATGTCATTCAACATATCTGATTAATCGAGTTCCTACCAAAGCTTTAGCGGGTCAGACTCCATATGAAAGTTTCACGACGAGAAAGCCTAACATCGAGCATCTACGAGTGTTTGGCTGTGTTGCTTATGCTAAGATCATTGGACCACATCTTAAGAAGTTAGATGACAGGTCGAGAACTTTGATCAATCTAGGGACAGAACCAGGTTCGAAAGCTTATAGGCTGTATGATCCAGTTACAAGGAAAGTGTTTGTAAGCAGAGACGTCGTGTTCGACGAGACAAAAGTTTGGGATTGGTCGACTGCAGAAAACCAAACCAATGGAGAACCAGGAAGGTTTAAACTATCTCGTGGTGGGTTTGTAGAAGAAGGAAACGAAGAGGAGAACAATCACGATGACAATGTCGAGCATCATGAACCGGAACAAGAACCtgcaaaccaagaagaagagatagaagaTGAACAAAACGTGGATCAAGTAGGTGAAACTCAGCAAGTTGTCACCAGATACGGACGTGTTATCAACAAACCTCGATACCTCAATGATTATGTACTACTAGCTGAACTAGAGAGTGAACAACTTCTGCTTACCATAGATGGTGAACCAGAGTCTGTTTCTGAAGCTTTAAGTTTGCAAGAATGGGTTAAAGCGATGAAGGCTGAGCTGGAGTCAATCGCTAGAAATAAAACGTGGGAGCTAGTTGAGAAGCCGGATGGTGTTAAACCAATAGGGTTGAAGTGGGTGtataaaatcaagaagaaagcGGATGGATCATTGAACAAGTTCAAGGCAAGACTTGTAGCAAAAGGTTATGTACAACAACAAGGAGTAGACTTTGAAGAAGCATTTGCACCTGTAGCACGAATTGAAACTATTCGACTACTCATTGCTATCGCAGCTTCGAAGGGATGGGAGATTCATCACCTTGATGTGAAAACCGCATTCTTGAATGGTGACTTAAACGAGCTGGTTTATGTGTGCCAACCCGAAGGCTTTGTTAAGGGAGGACAAGAGGATCGAGTGTACAGACTACATAAGGCGTTGTATGGTCTACGTcaagctccaagagcttggAACGTGAAGCTTGATCATGttctgaagaagatgagttttaagagatgcatcaaggaaCCTACTGTGTATCTTAAGAGcgacaagaaagaaagactgGTGGTGGCaatctatgttgatgacttgTTTGTGACAGGAACTTCACAGAAAGTCATTGAACAATTCAAAAGGGATATGtcaagagagtttgagatgTCAGATCTCGGCAAGTTGACATATTATCTTGGTATTGAAGTAGTACAAGGAGCAGATGGGATAAGAATAAAACAAGAAGGTTATCCTCGAGGTATTCTTGTCGATACTAAGATGGATTCGTGCAACTCAGCGCACATAACAATGGAGCCTGGTATGGAGATATCAAAGGCTGAGAAACAACCTGAGATTGATGCCACAAGATATAGAAGAACAATCGGGTGTTTGAGGTATCTGCTTCATACACGACCCGATTTGGCTTTTGCTGTAGGAGTTTTAAGCCGGTATATGCAGAATCCGAGAGTGGTACACGGACAAGCTCTCAAACATTTGTTAAGGTATGTGAAAGGAACCACCAACTTAGGCTTGTTCTACAAGCGAGATGGGTTGAGTCAAGTTGTTGGTTACAGCGACAGCAGTTACAAGGCTGATATCAATGATGGAAGATGTACGGGAGGTCATGTGTTCTATCTTGGTTCATCTTTAGTC
This genomic window contains:
- the LOC104789371 gene encoding probable H/ACA ribonucleoprotein complex subunit 1, which codes for MGDDSNPLPRTKDLGSPSIQCPMLTSTNYTVWSMRMRITLRVSEVWETIDPGSTDQKMNDVATDLLFQSIPESLILQLEIKVXGEETRSEDQAKLMFSNSNNQGNYGGYQGNRGGYNRGGYGRRGSSRGGYGRGGYGRGGFGRGNYSGDNSGRGRG